The DNA region CTCTATTGTTTTAAATCATGAACTCTCTATCTCTGCCTTACAGCTTTGGTGTGGATGACAGGACATCACTGGTTAAAAGTACAAACCAGAGTACAACAGAAATTGATGCAAACATCCTAGCTGTACTGCCCAAAGGTGAGAAATGCTAATATAACATAGTGCTTAAAGTTGAAGGACaatgataatgatttttttttcttaaagaagatATTTACCAAAATGCTTGTCTTTTTAGTTTCAGAGCTAAGGAAGCAATTTGAAACCTCCATCAAAAGTGATCCAGAAATGAACCGGTACAATAGACTCACAAAAATCTTCAAAATAACATGGCATTCCTAAAGCTCAAACAGTTGAAGGTCATGGGTTAGATTCCCATTGAATGCATTAaacagttaaaatgtaaaaatgcattcaaGATGCATAAAAGTGGAtgtaaaatgactgaaaatgcaTATAGTCAGTGTTGAGAtgttacatttgaaaatgaaatgctacatttataAGTAACCTACAtcttttatgttacattattacTTTACAAAAAGCACTATTATGGTTAGGCTCTCTGTCTTCCAAAATGTCGATTTACCCCAGAACTGCATATAATGGCTTCTTATCATGCAGGAAAGAGAGAATTGCACGAAGGTTGGAGGGGATTGAGGCTGATGTTCCACCTGCTCTTACTACAAGCATGCAACATACAGCTGGCCTGGTGACCAACCGACTACTGGAGGAGGACACACCACGTTATACACGTGCTTCAGATCCCAGCGATCCAGGCATTGTGGGTAGGTCACCACAGTTTATTTCTGTAAGCAGACAATAAACTGTACAGTGCACAGCTAAGGCAAGAGTCCCTATTACGATTGCTATTTGTTATACTGTTATCTCAACAAATCTCCTTAAAGGGGTCGTGAACTATGAAATCAAAAtgcccttgatcttttgacataagaGCTCATTGtattataaaaacattctgtaagtttcagaactcaaaactttattgttagtctaaaaacagctcatattgaagccaatctgccaaaacaaCAGATTGTGGAATGTGCAAGTGTTGCTAAACACCGCCTCCGCAGAAGATcatcaacacctgcttctacatcactgcctgtttagccccgcccacccatTTATACATGTAGTGGGTAAATAATGCAGGTCTGTGCAAAAATTAGAAATGGTGTAGAAATGGCTTGGAAGACGACAAGATGCTGTGCAGTGCCAGGTTGTGGAAAAACAGCCTGCCTTCTGGTCCCTTAgttaggaaagagtggatgattttttttttttttttatgaatttccaGATCGCATCACTAAGAACTTGGTACTTTGTTCACTTAATTTTCCCATGGATTAATTTACAAACAAGGTACAATTCGATGCAGATTTTtagaaagattgaaactaaaagatgaTGCTGTGGTAAATGTATATTGGATGGGACAGTAATGTCACACTGTATTTACATAGTCACTATTGCTTTATCTGTTATTACAGATCATTTGATATGTACTGAGAATTTGTGTTTTTATcctaaatcacagcagtgtcCATCTATGAGGAATGTACGATGTCAAATATACACACGTTAGCCAATAATGCCAGTGGGAGTTTATTTCCGAGTCTACAATCCGTCACATCTATTAAAACCGAGTGTTCAGATGAGGGGGTTAAAAACAGGACAGAACATAGcatattacttctaaattattatgtattttgatgTAAAATAACACTACTGTATGTAgaaaacattataagtggacctcagagaacaaattgataaaggcagttcatgacccctttataCTTTGGTGCGTAGGAAAAGCAGTATGGTATTGCTTTTATTAGTAATCTGATACCTGGTGGACAATAaaacagctggaaaaaaatcCTGTGGATTTACACTGAACAAGGTGCTTACGTCATTTCTTGAGCCCACaaaattttagaattttgttGGTCTACTACTCACTTTCTATTTGTTACATTACAGTGCGACGCTACAGCCGTGATGAGATAGAAGCTCCTGAGCGGCAGTCCAGAGGTCGAACACGTCCAGATCCACAGTTGTCCGCACACCCTGAGCCAGTTGGTCCTACGCCAGCTGGTTCTGATGCAGCCAGCCTCAGCTCTAAAGCCGAGCGGATTGCACGCTACAAAGCTGAACGTCGGCGACAATTATCAGAACGTTACGGAATTCTCCTCGACCAGGAGGTGGATCTGGATTACACACCACGCTACACACGTGCACGAAGAGAGTCTGACCTGTCGGACAAAGGGGCTCCTCCTGACAGGGGACGTGGTGAGAGCAGGACAAGGGGCGTGGCATTGCAAGAACAGGAGGAGGGGCGGGACCGAAGCAGCAGCAGGTCTAAATACAGCAGTTCAGGAATAGGGCGAGTCTTCATGCCTTCTGACCCCGCCCCCAATCCTGCTCCTCCTCCATCAGGCTTTGAtgctgagcgagagagagagagggcaatgAACTTGGAAAATTATAGACGAGCACCTGAACGAAGTATGAAAACACGCCCACAGGAAGCACCAGTTCCAATGGAAACAACATCAGCCCAACCAGCGAGGGGTGTCGCTGTTGTCACTGTAGCAAGTTCTCCTAGGACAGCACGCAGAGCTTCGTTACCCACAACACGGCATGGCATCTCTCCTGGAGACTTGTTCATCGAGCAACAAGCTCAAAATATCCTCAACAGACAGGGGTAAGAATGCGTACTCAGTTCTGGATCTTAAAAATGTGTTAGAGGACCTTGTTTTTGATTGTGTTGTTTTCTTCCTGCGTTGGCATACTTCCTTTTAAAACACCAAGTTGGTATGGaacttgctttttttatttattttttatgtggccggttctctaatcagcggtaaattgtGTGATTTCATGTAGAGCAGCATTTACCCAATCCACATTCATCAGCCTGCATCTCTACCTCAAAGTTAACAGGAACATGGGTAGTTTAATGGGTTTGTGAATTATGAGTAAGGCAATTAATGATTTTTACAAAGTCTGCTTTACAACAAATACTCATAAGAAAAGAGCCTTACTCCGATAATGCTGAAGCTCTTAAACATActccaggttaaaaaaaaaaaatattgctgaatGGACCATCTTTTGTGTTTAGTCAGGTTTACAATCATGCCAAAAGCTGGTGAGCTGGGGTGAAAAACTGTTCACTGGACATCAGCAAGAATTTCACTCTAGAGCTCTGCTGAGAGATACTGCATTGCCCACTACATTTAAAGCTTAGTCTCCACATAGCAGTGGATGAGAATTGCAAATTATTTAGTATGACAATAATTGGTTGTTTCCAGACATTCATAAAATGTATCTTGATGTAAGCAGAGAAGAGCAGCATATTTCTTCTGAGGGTCAGATTGCATGTTGAGATTTGTTGTGTAGGTGAAAGTTGTTGTTATATGAGACtcctaatattttataaaatgataactTTATTACTCTCATATCCAGATGTGTTCTATCTGAAGTGTTACATAACAACCATTGAGGAGAAAGAGGTCCAAACTGATGAGATCATTGTACTTCTAAAGCTGGCCACTAGCTAGAGGATTTTAAGGCTGATTTTAAGCCCGATTTGCACCTCGTCTATAGCTGAAACTTGACAGCCACAAAAATGCCACGAACGCAGAATACATCACccatattttttaatacttttttaattgtGAAACTGATACATGCTGGGAGAGCCAGCTGACAACGTTGATTgtctccctttttttttcttctctaatcACGTTTGATCTAGTGTGTCTCCATGAGATCTCGTGTCATTGTGAAATCGTTCCTATGGTCATGAAGGGTGTGGTTTCGCGTTCTGGTCGAATTGTCAAGTGTGCACTTACAGTGGACTATAAGGCTAAAAATTGGATTATAAGGATTAAAAACTCTCGACCATAAGGATTAAGAACTCTGTCTCCCATGGTTTTAATTATCAGTTAAGATCTGAAAATCGTCTAGTGGCGACCAGCTTTAGGCAGTAATGAGGAACCTTACATGAAATTGAATAACTATACACGAAAGAGAGGAAGCAATCAGGAAAAGAAGACCGAAGTTTTACAGTATTTGTGTCTTCACAATGGTCTCCCTTTCGATGAGGACTAGTAAAGCCACAAGTGTGTTTTGTTAAAGTGCTGAATTTCATGCTGTTACTGTGATAACTAGGGTCTGGGCCTCTGTGTTCTTTAGTTTGGCAGCTCTCTCTCAGAGTGAGTGGTCCCTCAGGAGAGACACGGACAGTGAATCATACTCTCAAATCAACTGGCCATCCAGGTATCAGAGTGGGAGTGCAACCCTTTAAATTTCCCCAGTTGACCCGCTAACTCCATTTTCCAACACTTTACCTTATATCCTACGAAGTCCATGCACTCAAATAAATTTGCATAATTTAGATTTCATTATCTTTGCTTTCTCCATATACAGTCATTGTAGATGTTGG from Carassius auratus strain Wakin unplaced genomic scaffold, ASM336829v1 scaf_tig00030671, whole genome shotgun sequence includes:
- the LOC113080287 gene encoding supervillin-like, whose protein sequence is DYYLNHVTQCSQGFVSEASAKIYSPALLKKRAASFGVDDRTSLVKSTNQSTTEIDANILAVLPKVSELRKQFETSIKSDPEMNRKERIARRLEGIEADVPPALTTSMQHTAGLVTNRLLEEDTPRYTRASDPSDPGIVVRRYSRDEIEAPERQSRGRTRPDPQLSAHPEPVGPTPAGSDAASLSSKAERIARYKAERRRQLSERYGILLDQEVDLDYTPRYTRARRESDLSDKGAPPDRGRGESRTRGVALQEQEEGRDRSSSRSKYSSSGIGRVFMPSDPAPNPAPPPSGFDAERERERAMNLENYRRAPERSMKTRPQEAPVPMETTSAQPARGVAVVTVASSPRTARRASLPTTRHGISPGDLFIEQQAQNILNRQGLAALSQSEWSLRRDTDSESYSQINWPSRYQSGSATL